CAAGCGCTTAGGGGAGCCACAACGGCTCGAAGTTCACCGATTTCAACCTGCATTCCCGGCTCGTTGTGGTCGCGCTTGAGATAACCCATGGCCACCCATGCGCCATCGCCGGTTTGCGCCACACTCCGGACTTCTCCCACGACCTTTCCGTCATGCAAAATCTCAGAATCGAGCGCCGGGGCTTGTTGCCCTTCGATCACAAGGCGCCGCAAAAGCTTCGCGGGTACACCGCGCGTGTCTAGGCGTGCGATGACCTCTTGGCCCAGATAACACCCCTTATCGTAGGCGATTGCGTAGTTCATATCGGCTTCGAGTGGGATGATCTTCTCGTCCATCTCCACGCCAAACCTTGGAATCCCGGCCTCAATTCGGGCGCGCTCCATCGCCAGGTGGCCGGCACGAATCATGCCAGACGAACGCAACAACACCCGCTCGATGCGTTCCTTGGACTCACGCGGAACGTAGAGCTCAAACCCCGCACCGCCCGTGATTGGCGTTGCCTGCACCACCACACCATCAGCGCCAATGCGTCCACTGGTCCCATGAAATGGCGCGAGGTTCTCAAGCCGCACAGAAAATCGTCCCGCGGCCTCCAATGCCTCGGCGGCACCCGGTCCAAAAACACCCAGGCGCGCTGTGCTCGAGCGGCGGTCATGGAATTTCGCATCTTCCGTAATCACGTGATTCTTAAAGTGCGAAACAGCTCCGGCAGCGGTCTGGCCCGGCTCGAGGTCCAGGATCAAAATGTCCAGAATGTGCAGGAGGCGCAGGTCCGTCACAAAACGCCCTTTGACGTTCACGGCGGTCGTCATCATGCCGGCCCCTTCGGCCGCGAGCGTGAACACATTCCCGGTCACGAGGCCCTGAATCAGCTTGACCACGTCTTGGCCTGTAGCCACCCAAGTCTCGCGCTCGTCGCGGTCCACCAAGACCACCCCGCTGCGAATACCCTGGTACTCAGCCTCGGGATCACCCCAATGCATCACGACTTCAGCCCCGCGCCAGACCTCGGTTTCCTTGGACGTCACGAGTACGCCTCCTCAACACAGCGCACGATCTCTAAGAGCTCCTCGAGCCCCTGATAAGCTGGCGCCTTGTTGACCATGAGTTGTTGAAGTCGGTCTATCCTCA
This Microvenator marinus DNA region includes the following protein-coding sequences:
- a CDS encoding YgfZ/GcvT domain-containing protein, encoding MTSKETEVWRGAEVVMHWGDPEAEYQGIRSGVVLVDRDERETWVATGQDVVKLIQGLVTGNVFTLAAEGAGMMTTAVNVKGRFVTDLRLLHILDILILDLEPGQTAAGAVSHFKNHVITEDAKFHDRRSSTARLGVFGPGAAEALEAAGRFSVRLENLAPFHGTSGRIGADGVVVQATPITGGAGFELYVPRESKERIERVLLRSSGMIRAGHLAMERARIEAGIPRFGVEMDEKIIPLEADMNYAIAYDKGCYLGQEVIARLDTRGVPAKLLRRLVIEGQQAPALDSEILHDGKVVGEVRSVAQTGDGAWVAMGYLKRDHNEPGMQVEIGELRAVVAPLSA